The following proteins come from a genomic window of Vicinamibacterales bacterium:
- a CDS encoding PIN domain-containing protein — protein MAWFILARLAFIAAVATSAFMLRPMGSDPLLNVGFGVALAALSVGFEWQLRHTAVTLIIGAFIGGAVGLLLAKGISAALFWIDHGDPRVAFLHSFILLVFPYIGVVLGGRKGEWLEPSRLMTLFHTAGPDRHYKILDTSVIIDGRIADLCETGFIDGAMVIPQFVLKELQMVADSSDSMKRNRGRRGLDILQKIQKMAGIDVVISDVDFPDVREVDLKLIELARTLSGKIVTNDFNLNKVAQLRGVAVLNINELANALKPVVLPGEVMKVFILKEGKEYNQGVAYLDDGTMVVVDNARKMISKTIDIVVTSVLQTTAGKMIFGRYLEPGGSPAPALRPAQAATPASSLQAVVSPSPIVAKDH, from the coding sequence ATGGCCTGGTTCATACTCGCGCGGCTTGCATTCATCGCGGCGGTCGCCACTTCCGCATTCATGTTGCGGCCGATGGGGAGCGATCCGCTCCTCAACGTCGGGTTTGGCGTCGCCCTGGCGGCGCTGTCGGTCGGCTTCGAGTGGCAGTTGCGCCACACCGCGGTCACCCTCATCATCGGGGCGTTCATCGGCGGCGCCGTCGGCCTGCTCCTCGCCAAGGGCATCAGCGCGGCGCTGTTCTGGATTGACCACGGCGACCCGCGCGTCGCCTTCCTTCACAGCTTCATCCTGCTGGTGTTCCCGTACATCGGCGTGGTGCTCGGCGGGCGCAAGGGCGAGTGGCTCGAGCCGTCGCGGTTGATGACGCTGTTCCACACCGCCGGCCCTGACCGGCACTACAAGATTCTCGACACCTCGGTGATCATCGACGGCCGCATTGCCGACCTGTGCGAAACCGGTTTCATCGACGGCGCCATGGTCATCCCGCAGTTCGTGCTGAAGGAGCTGCAGATGGTGGCCGATTCGTCGGATTCGATGAAGCGGAACCGCGGCCGCCGCGGCCTCGACATCCTGCAGAAGATCCAGAAGATGGCCGGCATCGACGTGGTGATCTCCGACGTGGACTTCCCCGATGTGCGCGAAGTCGATCTCAAGCTGATCGAACTGGCGCGCACCCTGTCGGGCAAGATCGTCACCAACGACTTCAACCTCAACAAGGTGGCGCAACTGCGCGGCGTCGCCGTGCTCAACATCAACGAGCTGGCCAACGCCCTCAAGCCGGTGGTGCTGCCGGGCGAGGTCATGAAGGTCTTCATCCTCAAGGAAGGCAAGGAATACAACCAGGGCGTCGCCTACCTGGACGATGGCACCATGGTGGTCGTGGACAACGCGCGCAAGATGATCAGCAAGACCATCGACATCGTCGTGACCAGCGTGCTGCAGACCACGGCCGGGAAGATGATCTTCGGGCGCTACCTCGAGCCGGGCGGCTCACCGGCCCCGGCCCTCCGGCCCGCGCAAGCCGCCACGCCGGCGTCGTCGCTGCAGGCCGTGGTGTCGCCGTCCCCGATCGTCGCCAAAGATCACTAG
- a CDS encoding lysophospholipid acyltransferase family protein — MSFHLLRTILWLIPTIAVYTVVLGIASITSSFFDRRGHFAHGCARAWSWLILATTGVDVTVKGLDRLVPGKTYVFVANHQSIYDIPVLFWSIPFQLRIIAKESLGSFPMLGPHLKRTGHMLVDRSRPDKAGIFGWASRLTSNGLSLIVFPEGTRSGDGMMGKFKGGSIMLAMQAGLPLVPISVVGSRHVMKKGELTTRPGHVTLIVHEPIAPAATLEPSAAQVRELADQVREVIRPAVEAEASRTRPEAGGATSRRSSDGSGAKADLGG, encoded by the coding sequence TTGTCGTTCCATTTACTCCGCACGATCCTCTGGCTGATCCCGACGATCGCCGTCTATACCGTCGTGCTCGGCATCGCCTCGATTACCTCGAGCTTCTTCGATCGGCGCGGCCACTTCGCGCACGGGTGCGCGCGGGCGTGGTCGTGGCTCATCCTGGCGACCACCGGCGTGGACGTCACGGTCAAGGGCCTGGACCGGCTGGTGCCGGGCAAGACCTACGTGTTCGTGGCGAATCACCAGAGCATCTACGACATCCCGGTGCTGTTCTGGTCAATCCCGTTTCAGCTCCGCATCATCGCGAAAGAATCGCTCGGCAGCTTTCCCATGCTGGGGCCGCACCTGAAGCGCACCGGTCACATGCTGGTGGACCGCAGCCGGCCCGACAAGGCCGGGATCTTCGGGTGGGCGAGCCGGCTCACGTCCAACGGCCTGTCGCTGATCGTGTTCCCCGAGGGCACGCGCAGCGGCGACGGCATGATGGGGAAGTTCAAGGGCGGCAGCATCATGCTGGCGATGCAGGCGGGCCTGCCGCTGGTCCCGATCTCCGTCGTTGGCAGCCGGCACGTGATGAAAAAGGGTGAGCTCACCACCCGGCCCGGGCACGTCACGCTGATCGTGCACGAGCCGATTGCGCCGGCCGCCACCCTCGAGCCGTCGGCCGCCCAGGTCCGCGAGCTGGCCGATCAGGTGCGCGAGGTGATTCGCCCCGCCGTGGAAGCCGAGGCGTCGCGCACGCGGCCGGAGGCCGGTGGCGCGACGTCGCGCCGAAGCTCGGACGGTTCAGGAGCGAAGGCGGACTTGGGTGGCTGA